A DNA window from Candidatus Protochlamydia naegleriophila contains the following coding sequences:
- the rpoN gene encoding RNA polymerase factor sigma-54, with product MSSTDTPSSTLQMQQSINLTQRLIMSAHMQQAIHLLQLPLLELEPFIEEQVNSNPLLDVVSEEAGEEASTEREGEGPIGEREEQEVTIDDRDLAILTRLDEDLRDHFSATEDMPIKRTSDEDRLKAYLENSICAETSLYAHLQQEAHDTFDSKEERAIAEILIGYIDSNGFLKTPLSEICMWHNLQEDAVKAVLATIQTFEPYGIGASSIQDSLLIQLSCLGKAGTLAYRLVEEYYEELLHNHIPLIQKELKCSFEEIQAAIEKDIAKLDLHPGTQFSLLTVQPIIPDVTLRQEGEQLIVEVDRDRAPTLKVNRNYLNLLNDESVPLETKQFIKRHLFSARWLVRNLQQRYSTIERIAQSLAEKQYEFFMQPDGQLKPLTMKVLAEELELHESTIARTVANKYIDSPRGVFSLRTFFTTKYISEEGDDLSSKTVKDAILELVNGEDKCHPLSDEKISHLLKQKGIICARRTVAKYRMALQIGNTQQRKKFH from the coding sequence ATGAGCTCGACTGATACCCCTTCTTCTACCTTGCAAATGCAGCAGTCAATAAACTTGACGCAGCGTTTAATCATGTCTGCTCATATGCAGCAAGCCATCCATCTGCTTCAATTACCTCTTTTAGAGCTCGAACCTTTCATTGAAGAACAAGTGAATTCCAACCCTCTCCTCGATGTGGTGTCTGAGGAGGCGGGAGAAGAGGCTTCTACGGAAAGGGAAGGAGAGGGGCCGATCGGAGAGAGAGAGGAGCAAGAGGTAACCATTGACGATCGCGATCTCGCCATTTTAACCAGGCTCGATGAAGATTTAAGGGATCATTTTTCTGCTACAGAAGATATGCCTATCAAGAGAACCTCTGATGAGGACCGTTTAAAGGCCTATTTAGAAAATTCCATCTGTGCTGAAACAAGCCTTTATGCACATTTACAGCAGGAGGCGCATGATACATTTGACAGCAAAGAAGAACGAGCCATTGCAGAGATTCTAATTGGTTATATCGATTCAAATGGCTTTTTGAAAACACCGCTTTCTGAAATTTGCATGTGGCACAATCTTCAAGAAGATGCTGTCAAAGCAGTCTTAGCAACTATTCAAACGTTTGAGCCATATGGAATTGGCGCTTCATCCATTCAAGACTCTCTGCTCATTCAATTGAGCTGCTTAGGAAAGGCAGGCACGCTTGCTTATCGCCTTGTCGAGGAATATTATGAAGAGCTGCTTCACAATCACATTCCATTGATTCAAAAGGAATTAAAGTGCTCTTTTGAGGAGATTCAAGCTGCAATTGAAAAGGATATTGCCAAATTAGACCTGCACCCGGGTACGCAATTCTCTTTGCTGACTGTACAGCCGATTATTCCCGATGTCACTTTGCGTCAAGAGGGGGAGCAGTTAATTGTTGAAGTCGATCGGGATCGGGCGCCCACTTTAAAAGTAAATCGCAATTATTTGAACTTGCTAAACGATGAGTCGGTTCCACTGGAAACCAAGCAATTCATCAAGAGGCATCTTTTTTCAGCACGTTGGCTTGTCCGGAATCTTCAGCAGCGCTATTCCACAATAGAGCGGATTGCGCAATCGCTGGCTGAAAAGCAGTATGAATTTTTTATGCAACCCGATGGACAATTGAAGCCTTTGACCATGAAGGTGTTGGCCGAAGAGCTTGAGCTCCATGAATCGACGATTGCCAGAACGGTGGCCAATAAGTATATCGACAGTCCGAGGGGTGTCTTTTCGTTGCGAACCTTTTTTACAACGAAGTATATTTCGGAAGAAGGAGATGACCTTTCGTCAAAAACAGTGAAAGATGCCATTTTGGAACTGGTCAACGGCGAAGATAAATGTCATCCTCTTTCCGATGAAAAAATTTCTCATTTGCTCAAGCAAAAAGGGATTATTTGTGCAAGGCGTACGGTTGCTAAGTATCGCATGGCTCTTCAGATCGGCAATACCCAGCAACGCAAGAAATTTCATTAG